A region from the uncultured Draconibacterium sp. genome encodes:
- a CDS encoding glycoside hydrolase family 88 protein, with amino-acid sequence MNHKTALLVFVLFTVLSCTNKPDTNQNVANAENGLQKVLPQLDLLLHDAYQAEWIPRTVEENGETRFVGKNFDWTEGFFPGTLWYVYASTNETKYKEAAEYFQNKFIEHRHLTTNHDLGFVFNDSFGAGYQLTGNEEYKQVLIDAGNSLIQRFNSTVGCIKSWDTERGWQAKRGWQFPVIIDNMMNLEMLFELSAITGDDKYKEVAISHANTTLKNHFRADNSSYHVVDYNPETGAVNVKHTAQGFAHESAWARGQAWGLYGFTVCYRYTRDANYLNQAKKIAEFYLTHQNLPTDLVPYWDFNAPQIPNEPRDASAAAIVASALIELDEYTEEDYLTPATEILKSLSSDAYLAETGTNNHFILKHSVGSIPHGAEIDKPLNYADYYYVEALTRLK; translated from the coding sequence ATGAACCATAAAACTGCTCTCTTAGTGTTTGTTCTTTTTACTGTACTTTCATGCACGAACAAACCTGATACCAATCAAAATGTGGCAAATGCTGAAAACGGATTACAAAAGGTATTGCCTCAGCTTGATTTATTATTACACGATGCCTACCAGGCCGAATGGATACCACGCACCGTTGAAGAAAATGGCGAAACACGTTTTGTTGGGAAAAACTTTGACTGGACGGAAGGTTTTTTCCCGGGAACTTTATGGTACGTATATGCTTCTACCAACGAAACAAAATACAAAGAGGCAGCGGAGTATTTTCAAAATAAATTTATTGAACACCGCCATTTAACTACCAACCATGATTTGGGCTTTGTCTTTAACGATTCGTTTGGAGCCGGCTACCAGCTAACAGGAAACGAAGAATACAAGCAAGTGTTAATTGATGCGGGAAATAGTCTGATACAACGTTTTAATTCAACAGTTGGATGCATAAAATCATGGGATACCGAAAGAGGTTGGCAAGCGAAACGAGGCTGGCAATTTCCGGTGATAATTGATAATATGATGAACCTGGAAATGTTGTTCGAGCTTTCGGCAATTACCGGAGATGATAAATACAAAGAGGTTGCAATCAGCCATGCCAACACCACCTTAAAAAACCATTTTCGTGCCGACAACAGCTCTTACCATGTTGTTGATTATAATCCTGAAACCGGTGCCGTAAATGTAAAACATACGGCTCAGGGATTTGCACACGAGTCGGCATGGGCGCGCGGGCAGGCATGGGGATTGTATGGCTTTACCGTTTGCTACCGCTATACCCGTGATGCCAACTATTTAAATCAGGCTAAAAAAATTGCTGAGTTTTATCTTACGCACCAAAATTTGCCTACCGACCTGGTGCCTTACTGGGATTTTAATGCACCGCAAATTCCCAACGAACCACGCGATGCTTCTGCTGCTGCCATTGTTGCTTCAGCATTAATTGAGCTGGATGAATACACCGAAGAAGATTATTTAACACCGGCCACCGAAATTCTAAAAAGCCTGTCTTCTGATGCTTACCTGGCCGAAACCGGAACCAACAATCATTTTATCCTGAAACACAGTGTTGGCAGTATTCCGCATGGTGCCGAAATCGACAAACCTCTGAATTATGCTGATTACTACTATGTAGAGGCCTTAACGCGACTGAAGTAG
- a CDS encoding two-component regulator propeller domain-containing protein has protein sequence MQTNKQRSKLLTVIFPFLLLWLLNFYTLSAQEISFKKLGLEEGLSELAGLCIHQDHLNRMWIGTRNGLNCWDGIRMKTFYPQRGDSTSLAGHKVSELHQTDHYLWAQSGNHLSRLDLHTLSFKRYSFNGLLTCGNFNTTILVATRGGLLIYDKNSEKFIPYKLEKQPLPAFNAIYQDRNKVLWLASNNESKLIKVTADKKEIIDVPVSDKFIVYDLFVDSENKLWISTRYHGIFVYDINTGVFSNVNLNTAPYFVESLSVRKVIEDKNNRLWVGTFKGLAVFDRTAQSTTFIRSGSGEYGLTHNSVYSLFLSNDDNIWVGSYFGGINYGRVANQVFTRYNNQTTGGPSYPVIGAMVEDNNNIWIATEGGGLDYYNRADNTFTNYPFTNDKYGLSQTNIKSLYLTLDNKLLIGTYQGGLNIFDLKQKTFKHYNKPGFKDRPYHVNDIIEYNGRYILATEIGVISFDIQNEEFKPFIQTSENLWPAETIATDLYIDTKGILWISTAGNGLFAYNLSAKTLKKYLSNEFDPQSIGSNSVNQIIEDHRFRLWLGTDGGGLCLYNRETDNFTSFTQQKNNLPSDFIYGISESRFGNLWIATSRGLSRFDVENQLFFNYTSASGFPLQELNYKGLLLTKSGELFLGGIDGLVSFKERDLLMVDENLEVNFSGLYVNNKEVRANDNTGILSTDIAVAESFVLKPTHTVFSIDFSSFNYNNTLNNKYQYQLEGFNNEWVNAEYNTSVTYTNLNPGKYVFKIRATDVAYNPITNEKAIAITIKPPLTRTWYAYTFYVLLLAALILLFNYFYLGKVRLQYQLKNERSEKERMKELNQYKLRFFTNISHEFMTPLTIILSSLEHAFAKYKIPPKIHWHLNLALRNAKRLKNLNSELLDFRKIEQGHLKIEAQENDLVPYLNEIYEAFKEIAHHKNISYEAIIPNEKIMVFYDARQMDKVFYNLLSNALNHVENSTGKVQIKLEHNAEAVEIEVKDNGVGIPGEDLDKVFNRFFHHDSKYQQNAYQGSGIGLALTQSIVQAHRGQITCESELNSGTSFKVKLVKGNQHLDADEISQKKRSNAFSIDKELIAVSQTEERNETVALPAVNENAPQLLIVDDNPEIRIAVKNLFVENYQITTANDGAEGLAIALENQPDIIISDVLMPNMSGFEMCKKLKNNLNTSHIPVLLLTALDSEEDRTKAFKHGADSYCTKPFNSEMLQARVNNLFENRAKLQQKFSTDPAASTKSITQNKVDSDFLLKTTTIVENNLLNPDFNVDEFATEMNMGRTIFYSKVKMITGQTPNEYIQTIRLKKAADMLVNDTSKNISEVAYDTGFNSPRYFAMAFKKHFGVNPSQYVKR, from the coding sequence ATGCAAACAAATAAGCAAAGAAGTAAACTACTCACTGTTATTTTTCCCTTTCTGCTTTTATGGCTGCTCAATTTTTATACTCTAAGTGCTCAGGAGATTTCGTTTAAAAAGCTTGGTTTAGAAGAAGGCTTAAGCGAGTTGGCCGGACTTTGTATTCACCAGGACCACTTAAACCGTATGTGGATTGGCACGCGAAACGGATTAAATTGCTGGGATGGAATACGCATGAAAACATTTTACCCGCAACGTGGCGACAGTACATCTCTTGCGGGGCACAAGGTTTCTGAGTTGCATCAAACCGATCATTACCTTTGGGCGCAATCGGGTAATCATCTCTCGCGATTGGATTTACACACACTTTCGTTTAAACGCTACAGTTTTAACGGGCTACTAACGTGTGGCAACTTCAACACTACCATTCTTGTGGCTACACGGGGCGGTTTGCTTATTTATGATAAAAATTCTGAAAAATTTATTCCATACAAACTGGAAAAGCAGCCCTTGCCAGCTTTTAACGCTATTTATCAAGACAGGAACAAGGTTTTATGGCTGGCATCAAACAATGAAAGTAAATTAATAAAAGTAACAGCCGATAAAAAGGAAATTATTGATGTGCCGGTTAGCGATAAGTTTATTGTTTACGATTTGTTTGTCGACTCCGAAAATAAGCTATGGATTTCGACCCGTTACCATGGCATTTTTGTTTACGATATTAATACCGGCGTTTTTAGTAATGTAAATCTGAATACTGCTCCCTACTTCGTTGAAAGCCTTTCAGTGCGGAAAGTTATTGAAGATAAAAATAACAGGCTTTGGGTTGGAACATTTAAAGGTCTTGCCGTTTTTGACAGAACAGCGCAATCAACAACTTTTATTCGTTCGGGAAGTGGCGAATATGGCCTTACCCACAACTCGGTTTACAGCCTGTTCCTCTCCAACGATGATAACATTTGGGTAGGTTCGTATTTTGGCGGAATAAATTACGGACGGGTTGCCAACCAGGTTTTTACCCGATATAACAACCAAACCACAGGAGGCCCGAGCTACCCTGTTATTGGCGCTATGGTTGAAGATAATAACAATATATGGATTGCCACCGAAGGAGGCGGACTGGATTATTATAACCGCGCTGATAATACCTTTACCAACTATCCGTTTACCAACGACAAATACGGCCTGTCGCAAACCAACATCAAATCGCTTTACCTTACGCTCGACAATAAACTGCTGATTGGCACTTACCAGGGTGGTTTAAATATCTTCGATTTAAAACAAAAAACATTTAAACATTACAACAAACCCGGTTTTAAAGACCGCCCCTATCACGTTAACGATATTATTGAATACAATGGCCGCTATATTTTAGCTACCGAAATTGGCGTTATTAGTTTTGATATTCAAAACGAAGAATTCAAGCCTTTTATTCAAACCTCTGAAAATCTTTGGCCTGCAGAAACAATCGCCACCGATTTGTACATCGACACAAAAGGAATTCTATGGATTAGCACTGCCGGTAATGGCTTGTTTGCCTACAACCTAAGCGCAAAAACTTTAAAAAAGTATCTTAGTAACGAGTTCGATCCACAGAGTATTGGTAGCAACTCCGTTAATCAGATAATTGAAGATCACCGTTTCAGGTTATGGCTGGGAACCGATGGTGGCGGACTTTGCCTGTACAACCGCGAAACGGATAATTTTACCTCGTTTACGCAACAAAAAAACAATTTGCCCAGCGATTTTATCTACGGAATTTCCGAATCGCGTTTTGGCAACCTGTGGATTGCCACCAGCCGCGGCCTTTCGCGCTTTGATGTGGAAAACCAGTTATTTTTCAACTATACCAGTGCTTCGGGTTTTCCCTTGCAGGAGCTCAACTACAAAGGTCTTTTACTTACCAAAAGCGGAGAGCTTTTTCTGGGGGGAATTGATGGTTTGGTATCGTTTAAAGAGCGCGATTTGCTAATGGTTGACGAAAATCTTGAAGTAAATTTCTCGGGCTTATACGTTAACAACAAAGAAGTGCGTGCCAATGATAACACCGGAATTCTTTCTACCGATATAGCCGTGGCCGAATCTTTTGTATTAAAACCCACACATACTGTTTTTAGCATTGATTTTTCATCATTTAACTACAACAATACCTTAAACAACAAATACCAGTACCAACTTGAAGGTTTTAACAACGAATGGGTGAATGCCGAATACAACACATCGGTTACTTATACCAACCTTAATCCCGGGAAATATGTATTTAAAATAAGGGCAACCGATGTTGCCTATAACCCCATCACCAACGAAAAAGCCATTGCCATAACAATTAAGCCTCCCCTTACGCGTACCTGGTATGCCTATACCTTTTATGTGCTGTTGCTAGCCGCATTAATACTACTGTTTAATTATTTTTACCTGGGAAAAGTACGCCTTCAATATCAGCTAAAAAACGAACGTAGCGAAAAAGAAAGAATGAAGGAGTTGAACCAGTACAAGCTCAGGTTCTTCACAAACATTAGTCATGAGTTTATGACACCCTTGACCATTATTTTAAGCTCGCTTGAACATGCATTTGCCAAATATAAAATTCCGCCAAAGATACACTGGCACCTTAACCTGGCCTTACGCAATGCCAAACGTTTAAAAAATTTGAACTCCGAATTGCTTGATTTCAGAAAAATTGAACAGGGACACTTAAAAATAGAAGCACAAGAGAACGACCTGGTCCCCTACTTAAACGAAATTTACGAAGCTTTTAAAGAAATTGCCCATCATAAAAACATTAGCTACGAAGCCATAATTCCGAACGAAAAAATTATGGTGTTTTACGATGCCCGGCAAATGGATAAAGTATTTTACAATCTGCTTTCAAACGCTTTAAACCATGTCGAAAATAGCACAGGTAAGGTACAAATTAAACTTGAACACAATGCCGAAGCTGTTGAAATTGAAGTAAAGGATAATGGTGTTGGAATTCCGGGTGAAGACCTGGATAAAGTTTTCAACCGCTTTTTTCATCACGACTCGAAATACCAGCAAAATGCTTACCAGGGAAGCGGTATTGGCCTGGCACTTACCCAAAGTATTGTGCAGGCACACCGAGGCCAAATTACTTGCGAGAGCGAATTAAACAGCGGCACCAGTTTTAAAGTAAAATTGGTAAAAGGAAACCAACATTTGGATGCAGATGAAATTAGCCAGAAGAAACGAAGTAACGCCTTTAGCATCGACAAGGAACTAATTGCTGTTTCGCAAACTGAAGAGCGCAACGAAACAGTTGCCCTACCTGCCGTAAACGAAAATGCGCCACAATTGCTTATCGTTGATGATAATCCGGAAATAAGAATTGCGGTTAAAAATTTGTTTGTTGAAAATTATCAGATTACCACGGCCAACGACGGAGCTGAAGGTTTGGCAATAGCACTTGAAAATCAACCCGACATAATTATTTCAGATGTATTAATGCCAAACATGTCGGGGTTTGAAATGTGCAAAAAGTTGAAAAACAATCTGAATACAAGCCACATACCTGTACTATTGCTAACAGCGCTCGACTCGGAAGAAGACCGGACAAAGGCTTTTAAACACGGTGCCGATTCGTATTGTACCAAACCTTTTAATTCAGAAATGTTGCAGGCTCGGGTAAATAACCTTTTCGAAAACAGGGCAAAACTACAGCAAAAATTTAGCACCGATCCGGCAGCCAGCACCAAATCTATTACACAAAATAAAGTGGATAGCGACTTTCTGTTGAAAACCACGACCATTGTTGAAAACAACCTGCTGAACCCTGATTTTAATGTTGATGAGTTTGCTACAGAAATGAATATGGGACGAACCATTTTCTACTCAAAAGTAAAAATGATTACGGGACAAACGCCTAACGAGTACATTCAAACCATACGGCTAAAAAAAGCTGCCGATATGTTGGTAAACGATACCAGTAAAAATATTTCGGAGGTAGCTTACGACACCGGTTTTAACTCGCCACGCTATTTTGCCATGGCTTTTAAAAAACACTTTGGAGTAAATCCTTCGCAATATGTAAAACGTTAA
- a CDS encoding TonB-dependent receptor yields the protein MKTKSVLKGLKITAISIFCLLLNFSLMAQNAKQVTGTVTDGDGQPLPGATVVEKGTANGTVTNIDGNYTVSVPEDATLVISFVGMLPQEFAVAGKTSINAQLKSDVIGLEEVVAIGYGTQKKADLTGAVSTVAGEQLVKGATPNLTASLAGKVTGVTAMSRTGKPGAEDVDFFIRGKSTFSDGNNSPLVLVDGIERGMNRLNPNDIESVTVLKDAASAAIYGVKGANGVILITTKRAKEGQAEITYTGNFGVQTPLYLPDRMSSYEYATHLNEAIYNTAQLSGGDYVPLYSDEQIAGYKDGTGTNTDWWDESFDDSTPIQTHNVTISNGSNKVRYMTSFEYLDQDGMYDLSSYKRYNIRANIDGDITKDLSMSLNIAGRLDNRSQSADENFGMINQSYPTFEPYIDIEGNQELHWNGLNASPIGYINESGYNRNKSAVFQSSLSFNYNVPFIEGMSAKYTYAFDRENYQRKEFRTPYTFYTGPDPVADKKQSIPEIELTQRFTERTRKTGQFTLNYNKDFGDHSLGALFVFEHSDYYNEWLEGYRDGFISDALDQMFAGSTARVANDGSANENKRLGYAARINYNYKDKYLVQANTRYDKSFNFPKDNAGGWFPAFSAAWRISQEDFMADVSWLSNLKLRAAFGIYGNDRISPYQYLSLFGFSSTRGNPSGTITGDGYQQAVNPGVIPNPDVTWETAKNYNLGLDYGFFDGKLSGEFEVFKKRTEDLLIARKDIPLEVGASLAPYNVGIVDNRGFETALRYRNTFNEFTVSLEGTLTYATSEIIEMSEAANVPDALKQTGRPFNSRYGYVSDGLFKDENDVTSSPDQSYFGDYQVGDIKYKDISGPDGVPDGKIDGNDRTYIGRGGMPEIVFGFNNYFAYKGFELTANFQGGSRYTHRYKPSPFVNNSNGPDAFTDAWTEDNQDTWLPRSYQGNSSNNDADSDYWLTDAWFLKLRNAEFAYTLPKMELLDKAGIEVLRLSVSGSNLLGFSNIDFWDPEASDMGTHPWYYMQMRTVNFGVQLTF from the coding sequence ATGAAAACAAAATCTGTTTTGAAAGGACTGAAAATTACGGCAATAAGTATTTTTTGCTTACTGTTAAATTTCAGCCTTATGGCACAAAATGCCAAACAAGTTACAGGTACTGTTACCGATGGGGATGGGCAACCACTTCCCGGGGCGACGGTAGTTGAAAAAGGTACAGCAAACGGGACGGTTACCAACATTGACGGTAACTACACCGTGTCGGTACCCGAAGATGCAACACTGGTAATTTCATTTGTGGGTATGTTGCCGCAGGAATTTGCCGTTGCAGGAAAAACAAGTATTAATGCACAGCTGAAGTCTGATGTTATTGGTTTGGAGGAAGTAGTTGCCATTGGTTATGGTACCCAGAAAAAAGCTGATTTAACCGGAGCCGTTTCAACGGTTGCGGGAGAACAACTGGTTAAGGGTGCTACTCCAAACCTAACGGCAAGCCTTGCTGGTAAAGTAACGGGTGTTACAGCCATGTCGCGCACGGGTAAGCCGGGTGCCGAAGATGTTGACTTTTTTATTCGTGGTAAAAGTACTTTTAGCGATGGAAACAACTCGCCTTTAGTTTTGGTTGATGGAATTGAGCGTGGAATGAATCGTTTAAATCCGAATGACATTGAAAGCGTAACTGTTTTGAAAGATGCAGCATCAGCTGCAATTTACGGTGTTAAAGGTGCAAATGGTGTAATCCTTATTACCACAAAACGTGCAAAAGAAGGACAAGCAGAAATTACGTACACCGGTAACTTTGGTGTGCAAACGCCATTGTATTTACCCGACCGTATGAGCTCGTATGAATATGCAACACACTTAAACGAGGCTATTTACAACACTGCCCAACTATCGGGAGGAGACTACGTGCCTTTGTATTCTGATGAGCAAATTGCAGGCTACAAAGATGGTACAGGAACCAACACCGACTGGTGGGATGAAAGTTTTGACGACAGCACACCTATTCAAACGCATAACGTAACTATCTCTAACGGTAGCAACAAAGTTCGTTACATGACTTCGTTCGAATACCTTGACCAAGATGGTATGTATGACCTTTCGTCGTATAAACGTTATAACATTCGTGCAAATATTGATGGCGACATTACTAAAGATTTAAGCATGTCGTTAAATATTGCAGGACGTTTGGATAACAGAAGTCAATCGGCAGACGAGAACTTTGGAATGATTAACCAAAGTTATCCAACTTTTGAGCCTTATATTGATATTGAAGGTAATCAGGAATTGCATTGGAACGGTTTGAATGCTTCTCCTATTGGATATATTAACGAATCGGGTTACAACCGTAACAAAAGTGCTGTCTTCCAAAGCTCATTAAGCTTCAACTACAATGTTCCTTTTATCGAAGGTATGTCGGCAAAATATACTTATGCTTTCGATAGAGAAAACTATCAAAGAAAAGAATTCAGAACTCCTTATACTTTCTACACTGGTCCTGATCCGGTTGCCGATAAAAAACAATCAATTCCTGAAATAGAATTAACCCAGCGTTTTACCGAAAGAACACGTAAAACCGGTCAGTTTACTTTAAACTACAACAAAGATTTCGGCGATCACTCGCTAGGAGCATTATTCGTGTTTGAACATTCTGATTATTACAACGAGTGGCTGGAAGGTTATCGCGATGGATTTATATCGGATGCCTTAGACCAAATGTTTGCAGGTTCTACAGCACGTGTAGCCAACGATGGTTCGGCAAACGAAAACAAACGTTTAGGTTATGCAGCACGTATTAACTACAATTATAAAGACAAATATCTGGTGCAAGCCAATACACGCTATGATAAGTCGTTTAACTTCCCTAAAGATAATGCTGGAGGTTGGTTCCCGGCTTTCTCGGCAGCATGGCGTATCTCGCAAGAAGATTTTATGGCGGATGTAAGCTGGCTTTCAAACTTGAAATTACGTGCTGCCTTTGGTATTTATGGTAACGACCGCATTAGTCCATACCAGTACCTTTCTTTATTCGGATTTAGTTCAACCCGTGGCAATCCTTCGGGCACAATAACGGGCGATGGATACCAGCAAGCCGTTAATCCGGGAGTTATTCCTAACCCTGATGTTACATGGGAAACTGCGAAAAACTACAACCTTGGTTTAGACTATGGTTTCTTCGATGGTAAACTTTCAGGTGAATTTGAAGTGTTTAAAAAACGTACCGAAGACTTATTAATTGCACGTAAAGATATTCCATTAGAAGTTGGTGCAAGCCTTGCACCTTACAATGTGGGTATTGTTGATAACCGTGGTTTCGAAACTGCATTGCGTTACCGAAATACTTTCAACGAATTTACTGTGAGCCTGGAAGGAACTTTAACCTATGCAACCAGCGAAATTATTGAAATGTCGGAAGCAGCTAATGTGCCTGATGCACTAAAACAAACCGGACGCCCATTTAACTCGCGTTACGGATATGTTTCTGATGGTTTATTTAAAGATGAAAATGATGTTACCAGTTCGCCGGACCAAAGCTACTTTGGTGATTACCAGGTTGGAGATATTAAATACAAAGATATTTCGGGACCTGACGGCGTTCCTGATGGTAAAATTGATGGTAACGACCGTACTTACATTGGTCGTGGTGGAATGCCTGAAATCGTATTTGGTTTCAACAACTATTTCGCTTACAAAGGGTTTGAATTAACCGCTAATTTCCAAGGTGGTTCGCGTTACACACACCGTTACAAGCCATCGCCATTTGTAAACAACAGTAATGGTCCTGATGCATTTACAGATGCTTGGACCGAAGATAACCAAGACACCTGGTTGCCACGTAGTTATCAGGGTAACTCAAGTAACAACGATGCCGATTCGGATTACTGGCTAACCGACGCATGGTTCCTGAAATTAAGAAATGCAGAATTTGCTTACACGCTTCCTAAAATGGAATTGTTGGATAAAGCGGGTATTGAAGTACTTCGTCTTTCTGTTTCAGGAAGTAACTTACTAGGTTTCTCTAATATTGATTTTTGGGATCCGGAAGCATCTGATATGGGAACACACCCGTGGTATTACATGCAAATGCGCACAGTTAATTTTGGAGTGCAGCTAACTTTCTAA
- a CDS encoding glycosyl hydrolase family 28-related protein yields the protein MKKTSQLLLPLALFLMACACKQNTTTDATQAKLLTDFIENGSKSILPDFSYAGYAYGEKEVPTIKGPVFRVEDYGAIADDSIDDTEAIQKAVDAAGKAGGGVVLFPKGQFDVNSDTTCQDIIRINYSNIVMRGAGMESDGTIIHSHTPTTQTEENSPWLSPFVFHTGLSLQSTNNFFDIDELPVYSKLMKDAPKGENVLELAQTKGLKAGDILVVAMRNTSDEGDLMHHLMAPLKFDHFMSSYLNAGKNRRPSFQYFLEIDKILSDTEVQMKQAMRRDILTQFEAFVCRVPMLKNVGIEHFRFECDYQGGYKHHLTREHDYGWGAVCLQRVAHGWIRNLHINNYVQTTHLVNSRNISISAITLTGYDGHYGPKMYHSSDNLVYNIDVQAKYTHGPGLEGCCFGNVYRKINHTHPVPVDLHGIGGADFSPPAYNLYEECTNLTRMAGGGAPENIPHASEYNTFWGLKMAGFDDDGYNELFYSWIWRDPKRFKNEFHIDCHKQYLRSILVGIHHPEKTLSIEHNTEDRADEWIYVEGLNENMNLPSLYETQLALRLKK from the coding sequence ATGAAAAAAACTTCACAACTACTGCTCCCTCTTGCTTTGTTTCTTATGGCTTGTGCATGTAAACAAAATACAACAACCGATGCAACACAAGCAAAATTGTTAACTGATTTTATTGAAAACGGCAGTAAAAGTATTTTGCCCGACTTTTCGTATGCCGGTTATGCTTATGGCGAGAAAGAAGTGCCAACAATTAAAGGTCCGGTTTTTCGCGTTGAAGACTACGGAGCGATAGCTGATGACAGTATTGATGATACCGAGGCAATACAAAAGGCTGTTGATGCAGCGGGAAAAGCCGGCGGGGGAGTGGTATTATTTCCGAAAGGCCAATTTGATGTGAATAGCGACACAACCTGTCAGGATATTATCAGAATTAATTACAGCAACATTGTTATGCGCGGTGCAGGAATGGAGAGCGATGGAACGATTATTCACAGCCACACTCCAACCACGCAGACAGAGGAAAATTCGCCCTGGTTATCGCCTTTTGTTTTTCACACTGGTTTGAGCTTACAAAGCACCAACAATTTTTTTGACATTGATGAATTGCCCGTTTATTCAAAACTTATGAAGGATGCGCCAAAAGGCGAAAATGTGCTTGAATTGGCACAAACCAAAGGTTTAAAGGCCGGCGATATTTTGGTGGTAGCCATGCGAAATACGAGTGATGAGGGCGATTTAATGCACCACCTGATGGCTCCCCTGAAGTTTGATCATTTTATGAGCAGCTACCTGAACGCAGGCAAGAACCGCAGGCCATCATTTCAGTATTTCCTTGAGATTGACAAAATACTTTCGGATACAGAAGTGCAAATGAAACAAGCCATGCGCCGCGATATTTTAACACAGTTTGAAGCTTTTGTTTGCCGTGTTCCAATGCTTAAAAATGTGGGAATAGAGCATTTTCGGTTTGAATGTGATTACCAGGGCGGGTACAAGCACCACTTAACCCGCGAACATGATTATGGTTGGGGGGCCGTTTGCCTGCAGCGCGTTGCACATGGCTGGATACGTAACTTGCACATCAACAATTACGTGCAAACCACGCACCTTGTTAACAGCCGCAATATTAGCATATCGGCTATTACGCTTACCGGTTACGATGGGCATTATGGCCCCAAAATGTACCACTCAAGCGATAACCTGGTTTATAACATTGATGTGCAGGCAAAATATACGCATGGCCCGGGCCTGGAGGGCTGTTGTTTTGGAAATGTGTACCGCAAAATAAATCACACTCACCCGGTTCCTGTTGATTTGCATGGAATTGGAGGCGCTGATTTTTCGCCGCCTGCCTACAATCTATACGAGGAATGCACAAACCTGACCCGAATGGCCGGAGGTGGTGCCCCGGAAAATATTCCGCATGCCAGCGAGTACAATACCTTTTGGGGCTTGAAAATGGCAGGCTTCGACGATGATGGGTACAACGAGCTGTTTTATTCATGGATATGGCGCGATCCAAAGCGATTTAAAAATGAATTTCATATCGACTGCCATAAGCAATACCTGCGCTCCATTTTGGTAGGTATTCATCATCCCGAAAAAACTTTAAGCATTGAGCACAACACCGAAGACCGGGCCGACGAATGGATTTATGTGGAGGGCTTGAATGAGAATATGAATTTACCATCGCTTTACGAAACACAGTTGGCCTTGCGACTGAAAAAGTAA